A genomic stretch from Achromobacter spanius includes:
- a CDS encoding pyocin knob domain-containing protein, with translation MPIIETIKIGLEPNDGKGEDHRSAFQKVNLNFSALNTAIQGVLDTKGQANGFASLDGNGRLLAAQAPLAYAAVLPTSAHDLNDLITPGTYHQNTNVGAATGTHYPTPYAGLLLVRASATNFLYQFYTRFRSGPGGSQATYWRTFYSNVWSDWQEVAKKAELDALSTAVTAVQTVANAAIPIVQKGAASGVASLDSFGHLPAEQAPIMYAAVLPTATHTLNDYVTPGVWYQASIAGATAGGASYPTAQVGFLEVVATGTPVLQVFTTRNATPAIQQRFWRVRVTSTTWSNWKEVVDTTIAYTYQGGLASGVNLNDYTQRGTWVQASSAAAAAGINYPIAQSGYLSVLSAGYPGGTAATGCSQIYHAANSNRLFFRALVNSTWTDWVEVGRLDANGRIPNTQFPLSVSNPAGTDANNLTSPGLYYNNSDAQATAALNWPEQLAGSLFVEAAEVVAGSANQQITQTYTTRNGSGGVLRTYKRVRFGGGAGVWGLWQELARRADVMSHVYLTSATDANTLTADNTWWTAANSSVVSGGANFPPAPVASSFIFTTQAISATYMVQTCMMTPGSNRRPIEYRRIGSGSTTWSGWRIIAPVQLATDLPTADCGDVYVDGQGWYAWDGSAYKLTRAGMDHGQCRFLYVSTTQCRLVPQNGNGLIINGRQYRIPDAGVNIANTAGVNSIVQYVYAYDNAGAIALEASSTSHALHTDGVRIKSGDPSRTLVGMFIKPTNGEFVFTGPLNYVSSWFNRAQRGVQQYFNATTSSLNTAVILSNGVSFLGWAGDTFSMTCTGTTYANGSAGSYIALRVNGSGNTGNYGYSLGPGIGQQGFAITVAAGQATDNLYTVAPYGFSNVSGISVTWSADTGVLYTG, from the coding sequence ATGCCAATAATCGAAACCATTAAAATTGGCCTCGAGCCAAACGACGGCAAGGGCGAAGATCACCGGTCGGCGTTCCAGAAGGTCAACCTGAATTTCTCCGCGCTCAATACGGCGATTCAAGGCGTTCTGGACACGAAGGGCCAAGCGAACGGCTTTGCGAGCCTTGATGGCAACGGCCGGCTGCTTGCAGCGCAAGCGCCTCTTGCCTACGCGGCGGTGCTGCCCACATCCGCCCACGATCTGAACGACCTCATCACACCTGGCACTTACCACCAGAACACGAACGTGGGCGCGGCGACCGGTACCCACTATCCCACGCCCTACGCAGGGCTCTTGCTGGTTCGCGCTTCGGCGACGAACTTCTTGTATCAGTTCTACACGCGGTTCCGCAGTGGTCCAGGCGGTTCCCAGGCGACTTACTGGCGCACCTTCTACTCCAATGTATGGTCCGACTGGCAGGAGGTTGCTAAGAAAGCGGAACTCGATGCGCTGTCCACCGCAGTTACCGCTGTCCAGACAGTAGCCAACGCCGCGATCCCTATCGTGCAGAAAGGGGCCGCTAGCGGCGTAGCGTCGCTGGATTCCTTCGGCCACCTCCCAGCCGAACAAGCGCCCATCATGTATGCAGCCGTGCTTCCCACGGCCACGCACACGCTGAACGACTACGTTACGCCCGGCGTCTGGTACCAGGCATCGATCGCGGGCGCAACGGCGGGCGGCGCGAGCTACCCGACGGCGCAAGTGGGCTTCCTGGAAGTTGTGGCGACGGGTACGCCGGTCTTGCAGGTTTTCACCACCCGCAACGCAACGCCTGCTATTCAGCAGCGGTTTTGGCGCGTGCGCGTCACCAGTACCACGTGGTCGAACTGGAAAGAGGTTGTCGATACGACGATCGCGTACACCTACCAGGGCGGTCTTGCTTCGGGCGTGAACCTGAACGATTACACTCAGCGCGGTACGTGGGTGCAGGCCAGTTCGGCGGCGGCCGCTGCGGGAATAAACTACCCCATCGCGCAATCCGGATACCTTTCGGTTCTTTCGGCGGGCTACCCTGGAGGCACGGCGGCTACGGGGTGTTCGCAGATTTACCACGCGGCAAACTCAAACCGGCTTTTCTTTCGGGCTCTGGTCAACAGCACCTGGACGGACTGGGTAGAAGTGGGGAGGCTGGACGCTAACGGGCGCATCCCGAATACGCAGTTTCCCCTTTCCGTCTCCAACCCGGCCGGAACCGACGCCAATAACCTGACGTCGCCCGGCCTGTACTACAACAATTCCGACGCGCAAGCTACTGCGGCTTTGAACTGGCCGGAGCAACTGGCCGGGTCGTTGTTCGTGGAAGCGGCAGAAGTGGTGGCGGGGTCGGCCAACCAGCAAATCACCCAGACTTACACGACGCGCAACGGGTCGGGCGGAGTGCTGCGAACGTACAAGCGCGTTCGTTTTGGCGGCGGCGCGGGCGTCTGGGGGCTTTGGCAAGAATTGGCGCGGCGGGCGGATGTAATGTCGCACGTGTACCTGACCTCCGCGACTGACGCCAACACGCTGACGGCGGATAACACGTGGTGGACCGCGGCTAATTCCAGTGTTGTTTCTGGGGGTGCGAACTTCCCGCCCGCCCCTGTGGCGTCGTCCTTCATTTTCACCACTCAGGCAATTTCCGCGACGTACATGGTGCAGACCTGCATGATGACGCCCGGGAGCAATCGTCGCCCTATCGAGTACCGGCGAATCGGAAGCGGATCAACGACCTGGTCAGGCTGGAGGATCATCGCGCCGGTTCAACTGGCGACGGACTTGCCCACCGCTGACTGCGGCGATGTCTACGTGGACGGCCAGGGATGGTACGCGTGGGATGGGTCGGCGTATAAGCTGACTCGCGCCGGCATGGACCACGGACAGTGTCGATTCTTGTACGTCAGCACAACACAGTGTCGTTTGGTCCCGCAGAACGGCAACGGGTTGATCATCAATGGCCGCCAATATCGAATCCCTGATGCTGGGGTGAACATCGCAAACACGGCTGGCGTTAACAGCATCGTGCAGTACGTGTATGCCTATGACAACGCTGGCGCTATTGCGCTGGAGGCCAGTAGCACTTCCCACGCGCTGCATACGGACGGAGTTCGCATCAAATCCGGAGATCCGAGCCGAACACTTGTTGGCATGTTTATCAAGCCGACAAATGGGGAGTTCGTATTCACTGGTCCTCTGAACTACGTGTCGAGTTGGTTTAACCGCGCCCAACGCGGAGTGCAGCAATATTTCAACGCGACCACGTCAAGTCTAAACACTGCGGTAATCCTCTCCAACGGTGTAAGTTTTCTGGGATGGGCCGGCGACACTTTTTCTATGACCTGCACCGGCACTACCTACGCCAATGGCAGCGCGGGGTCGTACATAGCACTCCGAGTCAACGGTTCCGGAAACACCGGCAACTATGGCTATTCGTTAGGACCAGGGATAGGACAGCAAGGTTTCGCTATTACCGTCGCTGCCGGTCAGGCCACCGACAACCTGTACACGGTTGCTCCGTACGGATTCTCCAATGTCTCAGGCATTTCGGTGACATGGAGTGCAGATACTGGCGTTCTATACACGGGATGA
- a CDS encoding phage tail tape measure protein, giving the protein MTEKILGVTLTANEADLTRGFGAAEAATTQFAAKTEAALGRAGAATAQMGAAAGQMNQAVNATATGGRAFTQTSERFVQALERQVLAIGKTRSELLELQAAELGVGSRAAPLIARLREQEVAMGVAGRSFDKYGNSAAQTAAAMRGVPAQLTDIVVSLQGGQQPMTVLLQQGGQLKDMFGGVVPAAKALGTTLLGLISSYTLAAGAVAGFALAAYSGHEEAQRWNRTIQLTGNYAGVTAGNIRAMSAAAASFGGGSLGNARQAVEALVSTGQITKQTIESLSGTMVELQRVSGQSMDDISKDFARMPEGVTKWAEEHNRSMNFMSLAQWDYIRTLEETGAREAAMQATSKALHDYLGSEATQKVGMLERAWKGLKSEVTGAWEAMKAFGRDATYDDKIADVEERIRDRETKLQRGALNPHNRRRVEMNLAADRAELASLRDQKGVDEATAQVKGLNGAANAGSIDAAKRLDAFDRENNKVKQLNLALAENLRLENAIRAVDPNDKRISPEAVKARESATRKKFEDKDASSTGQNGLSAQLAPMQAQARLREESLRAETTALEGQRAAGLLSEEDFIRRRAAAQRAALVDELAIVRQQADLAGGKKQLAERERYLGRVQELEAQIARSQQQEATDIEKYQAKIRGALRATQLDIANYRETRDLQVSRQMNALTLGSNDRAFADSVNQAQDRFRRIQDGFTDKMLREGGAGALDSEQYQQGIAQIDAAMQAQVQREREYMQQRVALQGDWKNGALLAVNEWVDGSANLMAQSQQVFSSLFTGMENAVASFVTTGKANFGDFTKSILADMAKIAARQAMLGLVTSIAGSLFGAASGAAAGTEAMASSVQAAGGDGIGSLIASNGWGVANAKGNVYTSPSLSAYSGGIYDTPQVFAFAKGAGVFGEAGPEAILPLKRAADGSLGVRAQIPNEVAGGAGNGSSGPVQVSIYVQAGEQTQSESTPGWEQFGKEIGEFVDARVNRLLARSYKPGGAGWNARNNRS; this is encoded by the coding sequence ATGACAGAAAAGATCCTTGGCGTAACGCTGACCGCGAACGAAGCGGACTTGACTCGCGGATTTGGCGCGGCCGAAGCGGCCACTACGCAATTTGCGGCCAAGACGGAAGCCGCTCTGGGGCGGGCGGGCGCCGCCACCGCCCAAATGGGAGCAGCGGCGGGGCAGATGAATCAGGCGGTCAATGCCACCGCTACTGGCGGACGCGCCTTCACTCAAACGTCTGAGCGGTTCGTGCAGGCGCTTGAGCGGCAAGTGCTCGCGATTGGGAAAACTCGATCAGAGCTGTTGGAGCTGCAAGCCGCTGAGCTTGGCGTGGGCAGCCGCGCAGCCCCGCTTATTGCGCGACTGCGCGAGCAAGAGGTTGCGATGGGGGTGGCTGGCCGCTCCTTCGACAAGTATGGGAACTCCGCTGCGCAGACGGCGGCCGCCATGCGGGGTGTCCCGGCCCAGCTGACTGACATAGTTGTCTCCCTCCAAGGGGGGCAACAGCCGATGACTGTCTTGCTCCAACAGGGCGGCCAGCTAAAGGATATGTTTGGTGGTGTCGTGCCTGCGGCGAAGGCGCTGGGCACCACGCTGCTGGGATTGATCAGCTCGTACACGCTGGCGGCTGGGGCTGTTGCTGGCTTTGCGCTGGCCGCTTATTCGGGGCATGAAGAGGCGCAACGCTGGAATCGCACGATACAGCTGACGGGCAATTACGCTGGCGTTACGGCTGGCAATATTCGCGCCATGTCCGCGGCTGCCGCGTCGTTCGGCGGCGGAAGCCTTGGGAATGCCCGGCAGGCGGTTGAGGCGCTTGTCAGCACCGGTCAAATTACGAAGCAGACCATCGAGAGCCTTAGCGGCACGATGGTGGAGCTGCAACGTGTATCCGGCCAGTCCATGGATGACATTTCCAAGGACTTTGCTCGGATGCCGGAGGGGGTCACGAAGTGGGCGGAAGAACATAACCGCTCAATGAACTTCATGAGCCTGGCTCAGTGGGACTACATCCGCACGCTGGAGGAAACCGGGGCGCGCGAGGCAGCCATGCAGGCGACCTCCAAGGCGTTGCATGACTACCTAGGCTCCGAAGCGACCCAGAAAGTTGGCATGCTGGAGCGCGCGTGGAAAGGGCTTAAGTCTGAGGTGACCGGCGCCTGGGAGGCAATGAAGGCGTTCGGCCGTGACGCCACTTACGACGACAAGATTGCCGACGTCGAGGAGCGCATTCGCGATCGCGAGACGAAGCTACAGCGAGGTGCGCTTAACCCCCATAACCGACGGCGAGTGGAGATGAATCTCGCCGCGGACAGGGCTGAGCTTGCGAGTCTGCGAGATCAGAAGGGTGTCGACGAGGCAACCGCGCAAGTCAAGGGGTTGAATGGCGCTGCGAACGCTGGATCAATCGACGCAGCCAAACGGCTGGACGCCTTCGACCGCGAAAACAACAAGGTCAAGCAGCTCAATCTGGCGCTAGCCGAAAACCTGCGGTTGGAAAATGCTATCCGCGCGGTTGACCCCAACGACAAGCGGATATCGCCAGAGGCGGTCAAGGCGCGCGAATCCGCCACGCGTAAGAAGTTCGAAGACAAGGACGCATCGAGCACGGGCCAAAACGGCCTATCTGCTCAGTTGGCCCCAATGCAAGCTCAGGCGCGGTTACGCGAGGAAAGCTTGCGTGCAGAAACAACCGCACTGGAAGGTCAACGAGCGGCAGGGCTGCTGTCGGAAGAGGACTTTATACGCAGGCGAGCTGCTGCGCAGCGTGCCGCGCTGGTCGATGAACTGGCGATCGTTCGCCAGCAGGCGGACTTAGCCGGCGGCAAGAAGCAACTGGCCGAGCGCGAGCGATATCTCGGCCGCGTGCAGGAACTGGAGGCGCAGATTGCGCGGTCGCAGCAGCAGGAAGCGACCGACATCGAGAAGTACCAGGCCAAGATTCGCGGGGCGTTGCGGGCGACGCAGTTGGACATTGCCAACTACCGCGAGACGCGCGACTTGCAGGTCAGCCGGCAAATGAACGCGCTGACGTTGGGGAGCAATGATCGAGCGTTTGCCGACTCGGTCAATCAGGCGCAGGATCGCTTCAGGCGCATTCAGGACGGTTTCACCGACAAGATGCTCCGCGAAGGCGGGGCGGGCGCGTTGGATTCCGAGCAGTATCAGCAAGGCATTGCGCAGATCGACGCTGCCATGCAAGCGCAGGTGCAGCGCGAGCGCGAGTACATGCAGCAACGTGTCGCCTTGCAAGGGGACTGGAAGAACGGCGCGCTGCTCGCGGTAAACGAGTGGGTCGACGGTTCGGCCAACCTGATGGCGCAATCGCAGCAGGTTTTCTCTTCTCTTTTCACGGGAATGGAAAACGCGGTGGCGTCATTCGTGACCACCGGTAAGGCAAATTTCGGGGACTTCACAAAGAGCATTCTTGCCGATATGGCAAAGATCGCTGCGCGCCAAGCAATGCTCGGGCTAGTCACGAGTATTGCGGGATCGCTGTTCGGCGCGGCTTCGGGGGCTGCGGCCGGTACTGAAGCTATGGCGAGCAGTGTCCAGGCTGCGGGTGGCGACGGCATCGGATCGCTGATTGCATCCAACGGTTGGGGTGTGGCGAACGCAAAAGGGAACGTCTATACGTCGCCCAGCCTTTCCGCGTATTCGGGCGGCATCTATGACACGCCGCAAGTGTTTGCTTTCGCCAAGGGAGCGGGTGTGTTCGGCGAAGCCGGCCCCGAGGCCATTCTCCCGTTGAAGCGAGCGGCGGACGGAAGCTTAGGCGTCCGTGCGCAGATTCCGAACGAAGTTGCCGGCGGCGCTGGCAATGGATCGAGCGGTCCGGTGCAAGTGTCCATCTACGTTCAAGCCGGCGAGCAAACTCAATCGGAGTCGACACCAGGCTGGGAGCAGTTTGGCAAGGAGATTGGCGAGTTCGTCGACGCCCGGGTTAATCGCCTGCTGGCTCGCTCTTATAAGCCCGGCGGCGCGGGCTGGAACGCGCGAAATAACAGGTCATAG
- a CDS encoding phage tail protein, translated as MEIFTWCPRRNPQGSVSFGVLSAQFGDGYEQVAEDGINSRRESWPLEFFGTEAEIKPIKEFLDRHGGWKGFLWTPPLGKQAVFLMDGGYQPVPLGGGWFTLSVTFKQKFIP; from the coding sequence ATGGAAATTTTCACCTGGTGCCCTCGGAGGAATCCGCAGGGCAGCGTCAGCTTTGGCGTGCTAAGTGCTCAGTTTGGTGACGGCTATGAGCAGGTGGCAGAAGACGGAATCAATTCACGCCGTGAGTCATGGCCGTTGGAGTTCTTCGGCACCGAAGCCGAGATAAAGCCAATCAAAGAATTTCTTGACCGTCACGGCGGTTGGAAGGGCTTTCTCTGGACCCCGCCGCTCGGCAAGCAAGCCGTCTTTCTCATGGACGGTGGTTATCAGCCCGTGCCCCTTGGGGGGGGCTGGTTCACGTTGTCCGTGACGTTCAAACAAAAGTTCATTCCCTAA
- a CDS encoding phage minor tail protein L translates to MRIYADVQKLEVGGLVDLFELDATGIGGSFQRFHGYTQVGPIWWQGNQYDPWAIKADGFEQVGEGQQPTPTLSVGNIGQDSDGNPIAGVISALCIALDDLVGARVVVRRTLGKYLDARNFEGGNPTASPDEELPPEIWIIQQKTAETAEYVEFELSSALDFNGQMLPGRQIIAGVCGWLTKGGYRGTYCGYTGSRMFDINGNPVSDPALDRCSGLLSDCKKRFGEYEVINFGGFPSADRIRG, encoded by the coding sequence ATGCGCATTTATGCAGACGTCCAGAAGCTGGAGGTCGGAGGCCTTGTCGACCTATTCGAACTGGACGCTACCGGCATCGGTGGTTCGTTTCAACGCTTTCACGGCTACACGCAGGTGGGGCCTATCTGGTGGCAGGGCAATCAGTACGACCCGTGGGCCATCAAGGCCGATGGGTTCGAACAGGTGGGGGAAGGGCAACAGCCCACGCCGACCTTGTCCGTCGGCAATATTGGGCAGGATTCTGATGGCAATCCCATCGCAGGCGTGATCTCGGCACTTTGTATCGCTTTGGATGATCTAGTGGGGGCGCGCGTTGTTGTGCGCCGCACGCTGGGCAAGTATCTGGATGCGCGCAATTTCGAAGGGGGCAACCCGACGGCTTCACCAGACGAAGAGTTGCCGCCGGAAATCTGGATCATCCAGCAGAAGACGGCCGAGACCGCCGAGTATGTCGAGTTCGAACTTTCCAGTGCGCTGGACTTCAATGGGCAGATGCTGCCAGGCCGGCAGATCATCGCTGGCGTGTGCGGTTGGCTGACGAAAGGCGGCTATCGCGGCACGTACTGTGGCTACACTGGGTCGCGGATGTTCGACATCAACGGAAACCCGGTTTCCGATCCGGCGCTGGATCGATGTTCGGGCCTGCTTTCCGACTGCAAGAAGCGGTTCGGCGAATACGAAGTAATCAACTTCGGCGGGTTCCCGTCAGCGGACCGCATCAGGGGATAA